From Primulina tabacum isolate GXHZ01 chromosome 2, ASM2559414v2, whole genome shotgun sequence, one genomic window encodes:
- the LOC142537491 gene encoding uncharacterized protein LOC142537491, whose product MGTKIEVDRFDGKRDFGLWRRRMYAILVQQKVAKALLGEKKLPDTLDPKKKDGILELAFSTLTLNLDDKVLREVSIEKTAAGIWSKLESLYMTKSLQDRIHFKGEAETTQEGYESGDVLCTSNCKSDNCWILDSGCSFHLSPNKDWFETFNESNGGQVMLGNNKSCRVNGSGTIRLRLSDGTEKLLHELRYVPELKRNLISLGTLDQMAYTFKAANGILIISRGSMIYMKGT is encoded by the exons ATGGGTACAAAGATTGAAGTGGATCGCTTCGATGGAAAGAGAGATTTCGGATTATGGCGGAGGAGAATGTACGCCATTCTTGTTCAACAGAAAGTTGCAAAAGCCCTGTTGGGTGAGAAGAAACTCCCAGATACTCTTGATcctaaaaagaaagatggaataCTCGAATTGGCCTTCAGTACACTCACCCTAAATTTAGATGACAAAGTGCTTCGAGAAGTATCCATTGAGAAAACAGCCGCTGGAATTTGGAGCAAGCTTGAATCCCTATATATGACTAAATCTTTACAAGATAGAATCCATTTCAAAG GGGAGGCAGAGACAACACAAGAAGGGTATGAGAGTGGAGATGTGTTGTGCACCTCAAACTGCAAAAGTGACAACTGCTGGATATTAGACAGCGGGTGCTCATTTCACTTGAGCCCCAACAAGGACTGGTTTGAGACCTTTAATGAGTCAAATGGGGGACAAGTGATGCTTGGAAACAACAAGTCCTGCAGAGTCAATGGCAGTGGAACCATTAGGCTGAGATTGAGTGATGGCACAGAAAAACTTTTGCATGAATTGCGCTATGTACCTGAGCTCAAACGGAATCTAATTTCCCTTGGTACACTGGATCAAATGGCATACACATTTAAGGCAGCAAATGGAATACTAATTATCTCTAGAGGCTCCATGATCTATATGAAAGGAACTTAA